Proteins found in one Moritella sp. Urea-trap-13 genomic segment:
- the fabA gene encoding bifunctional 3-hydroxydecanoyl-ACP dehydratase/trans-2-decenoyl-ACP isomerase — MSATERNSFDKEDLVKCGNGELFDSDIRLPKDNMLMMDRILSIDSTSGEFGKGEIIAELDITPDLWFFDCHFDSDPVMPGCLGLDAMWQLVGFFLGWNGAKGKGRALGVGEVKFTGQVLPTNKKVTYRIVMKRVVLRRLVMGIADAEMLVDGKVIYTAKDLKVGLFQDTTVF, encoded by the coding sequence ATGTCAGCAACAGAACGCAATAGCTTCGATAAAGAAGACTTAGTTAAATGTGGTAACGGCGAATTATTTGATTCTGATATCCGTCTTCCAAAAGACAATATGCTGATGATGGATCGCATTCTAAGCATTGACAGCACAAGCGGTGAATTCGGTAAAGGCGAAATCATTGCTGAACTAGATATTACACCTGATTTATGGTTTTTTGACTGTCACTTCGACAGTGATCCTGTTATGCCTGGCTGCTTAGGCTTAGATGCTATGTGGCAATTAGTTGGCTTCTTCCTAGGTTGGAATGGCGCTAAAGGTAAAGGTCGTGCTCTGGGTGTGGGTGAAGTTAAATTCACAGGCCAAGTATTACCAACCAATAAAAAAGTGACTTACAGAATTGTAATGAAGCGTGTTGTACTTCGTCGTTTAGTGATGGGTATTGCAGACGCTGAAATGCTTGTAGATGGTAAAGTAATCTATACGGCTAAAGATCTAAAAGTAGGCTTGTTCCAAGATACTACTGTATTTTAA
- a CDS encoding AAA family ATPase produces MIALLTEKITADKLAPVFNLGPRSKLEEFDTVTRDQLFPENNELFSLFHETSAAKLLVATDFDGFDHIKSFSDMLQNMPNKRAKSICYVEDVTKVGRAHAFEIWRDQTVLFKQLIEQIIATGEFSDEQLSSCLIKPYANLVPLLLNLNEFNVEQAFKVLADEQSPTVSLVDAVNLDETTLFGNLDKLYKNSSYTSSVAQLIPGLLHQAHGGYIVIKIDEFINNSALWYQLKSVLRQGTLNWQSSNKTVQTELKPDPAPIDVKVILVGDRLAISQLAEGDREISSIASSFIDFSSEFNISEKNIANYIGYIKLLITDANLLPLSSCGLKRLLRLSSRWCEHNNYLSLNEAKLLTLLSYCHQIASTNTLDCIDSDTINTVLALQHEALNGHIRLSNEGIIEKQIILETHGKKIGQINGLSVLEIHGHPESFGEPVRITATGHLNGDGDISDVERKAELAGNIHAKSMMIIQGFFTHTFAKPLPLPISANLVFEQSYGEIDGDSAALAGTCALLSVLAHRPIAQNLAVTGAIDQFGTVLAVGGINEKLEGFLRICELNEQTDMGVLIPAANIINLNLSDKIIAAVNNGQLAIYPITHIDQAIELLMDIKAGNIDEDKSLYNVINQLAEENDKLDDDENSLVNKLKQLCSKIMGKQGSNN; encoded by the coding sequence GTGATAGCCTTGCTAACTGAGAAAATTACTGCTGATAAACTTGCTCCTGTCTTTAACCTTGGCCCACGCAGCAAACTTGAAGAGTTTGATACAGTAACGCGTGATCAATTGTTTCCTGAAAATAATGAACTATTTTCACTATTTCATGAGACTTCAGCTGCTAAGTTACTTGTAGCAACAGACTTTGACGGTTTTGACCACATAAAATCATTCTCAGATATGTTGCAAAACATGCCAAATAAACGTGCTAAATCCATTTGTTATGTTGAAGATGTAACAAAAGTTGGACGTGCCCATGCATTTGAAATATGGCGCGATCAAACAGTACTGTTTAAGCAACTCATTGAACAAATTATTGCGACTGGTGAGTTTTCTGATGAACAGCTTAGTTCATGCCTTATTAAGCCATACGCTAACCTTGTCCCGCTATTACTCAACCTTAACGAATTTAATGTTGAGCAAGCCTTCAAAGTATTAGCGGATGAGCAATCCCCTACTGTCAGTCTGGTCGATGCGGTAAACTTAGATGAGACGACCCTGTTTGGTAACTTAGACAAGCTGTATAAAAACAGCAGTTATACCAGTAGTGTGGCTCAGTTAATTCCAGGTCTACTACATCAAGCCCATGGCGGTTACATTGTTATCAAGATAGATGAGTTTATTAATAACTCAGCCTTGTGGTATCAATTAAAGTCAGTACTGAGACAAGGCACGTTGAACTGGCAGTCGAGTAACAAAACGGTTCAAACAGAGCTAAAACCAGATCCAGCACCCATTGACGTTAAAGTTATCTTAGTTGGCGATCGACTAGCGATTAGCCAACTTGCTGAAGGTGACAGAGAAATATCAAGTATTGCGAGTTCATTCATTGATTTTTCTTCTGAGTTTAATATCAGCGAAAAAAATATAGCTAACTATATCGGTTATATTAAATTACTCATTACAGATGCTAATTTACTTCCCCTTTCAAGCTGCGGTCTAAAACGTTTACTACGGTTAAGTAGTCGTTGGTGTGAGCATAATAACTACCTGAGTCTTAACGAAGCTAAATTATTAACCTTGTTAAGCTATTGCCATCAAATTGCATCAACAAACACGTTAGATTGTATTGACAGTGACACTATTAATACCGTGTTAGCACTGCAACATGAAGCACTTAATGGTCATATTCGTCTGAGTAATGAAGGTATTATAGAAAAACAAATTATCTTGGAAACTCACGGTAAAAAAATTGGCCAAATAAATGGATTATCAGTACTTGAAATCCATGGTCATCCAGAGAGCTTTGGTGAGCCAGTGCGCATTACCGCTACGGGTCACTTAAATGGTGATGGTGATATCTCTGATGTCGAACGTAAAGCTGAATTAGCGGGTAACATTCACGCCAAGTCGATGATGATTATTCAGGGTTTCTTCACCCATACGTTTGCAAAACCATTACCTTTACCGATCAGTGCAAATTTGGTATTTGAGCAATCATATGGCGAAATTGATGGTGATAGTGCCGCATTAGCAGGGACATGTGCCTTGCTATCTGTACTCGCGCACCGACCAATAGCGCAAAATCTCGCGGTTACCGGCGCTATCGACCAATTTGGTACAGTGCTTGCCGTCGGTGGTATTAATGAGAAACTTGAAGGTTTCCTACGTATCTGCGAATTAAATGAACAAACAGATATGGGCGTTTTAATTCCAGCAGCGAATATTATCAACTTAAATTTAAGTGATAAAATCATTGCCGCGGTGAACAACGGACAGCTAGCTATCTACCCGATTACCCATATAGACCAAGCTATTGAGCTGTTGATGGACATTAAAGCCGGTAATATTGACGAAGACAAAAGCCTCTACAATGTCATCAATCAACTTGCTGAAGAAAATGACAAATTAGATGATGATGAGAATAGTTTGGTAAACAAACTTAAACAATTATGCTCTAAAATCATGGGTAAACAGGGAAGTAACAACTGA
- a CDS encoding Tim44 domain-containing protein, with product MKNILTVLMMVFAFSLAAPEVHAKKFGGSKSFGKSYKTAPQKQTPAAATPAKPGMSKKGMLGGMLGGLLMGGLIASMFGGAFEGFQFMDMIIMAGVAFLLFRLFKGMMRAKAASQQGGPQPASGPAFRQEAQPEATFNSAKQGGFAGSSNDVPFNLPADFDLTNFLTGARSHYKTLQKAWNENDLETIQEYVSIELYNELRVQRKELEGEQYTEVMFLDAELVRAESTASLSQVSVKFNGRYRDSHEDVEADINEVWHLERDLTQASAPWLITGIEQ from the coding sequence ATGAAAAATATTTTGACTGTTCTAATGATGGTATTCGCTTTCTCATTAGCGGCACCTGAAGTTCACGCGAAAAAATTTGGTGGTAGTAAATCTTTTGGTAAGAGCTATAAAACAGCGCCACAAAAACAAACACCTGCAGCTGCGACACCTGCTAAACCAGGTATGAGCAAAAAAGGGATGCTAGGCGGTATGCTTGGTGGTTTGCTTATGGGTGGTTTGATTGCATCTATGTTCGGCGGCGCTTTTGAAGGTTTCCAATTCATGGATATGATTATCATGGCCGGTGTTGCCTTCTTATTATTCCGCTTATTTAAGGGAATGATGCGTGCTAAAGCGGCATCACAGCAAGGTGGACCGCAGCCCGCATCTGGTCCTGCGTTTAGACAAGAAGCACAACCTGAAGCAACATTTAATTCAGCTAAGCAAGGTGGTTTTGCAGGTTCAAGCAATGACGTACCATTCAACTTACCCGCTGATTTTGATTTAACTAACTTCTTAACTGGCGCTCGTAGCCATTACAAGACGTTACAGAAAGCTTGGAATGAAAACGATTTAGAAACAATCCAAGAATATGTGTCTATCGAACTATACAATGAACTCCGTGTTCAACGTAAAGAGCTTGAAGGTGAGCAATATACAGAGGTTATGTTCCTTGACGCTGAGTTAGTACGTGCAGAATCAACAGCATCACTTTCACAGGTAAGTGTTAAGTTTAACGGTCGCTATCGTGATAGTCATGAAGATGTAGAAGCCGACATCAATGAAGTGTGGCATTTAGAACGTGATTTAACCCAAGCGAGCGCACCATGGTTAATTACAGGCATTGAGCAATAA
- a CDS encoding DUF2058 domain-containing protein gives MASLQEQLLKAGLGDEKKAKKIRKEKNKTNKAVRKNQQNVDTTLQDEIKAKKNAQAQLDAERNKAIQEQIELKSEHGKVKQMIQQLHITDFAGELSFNYVLDNKVKTLSVDQPSYNALTKGQIGLCVLDGKSYVMPGIAIDKIRAVDEAYVLVLNENTATEVDEDDPYADFEIPDDLMW, from the coding sequence ATGGCATCATTACAAGAACAGCTTTTAAAAGCCGGTTTAGGCGATGAAAAAAAAGCAAAAAAAATTCGTAAAGAAAAGAATAAAACCAATAAAGCGGTGCGTAAAAACCAGCAAAATGTCGACACGACTTTGCAAGATGAGATCAAAGCAAAAAAAAATGCCCAAGCACAATTAGATGCAGAGCGTAATAAAGCGATTCAAGAACAAATTGAGCTAAAATCTGAGCATGGTAAAGTGAAGCAAATGATTCAACAGCTTCATATCACTGATTTCGCCGGTGAACTTTCATTTAACTACGTGCTTGATAATAAAGTTAAAACATTGTCAGTTGATCAACCAAGCTATAATGCATTAACCAAAGGTCAAATCGGTTTATGTGTGCTTGATGGTAAATCTTATGTAATGCCAGGTATTGCAATAGACAAGATTAGAGCTGTTGATGAAGCCTATGTGCTGGTATTAAACGAAAATACTGCCACAGAAGTTGACGAAGACGACCCGTACGCAGATTTCGAAATTCCAGATGACTTAATGTGGTAA